CCGGAAGGCAAAAAGTCGTATAATTTAAACATGGGGATTTTCAATTTTGAGGAAAAGTTTATGTGCGGGCGCTTTACTTTAATTCAGATAGAAAAGCTATTAACTGACATATTTCAGGTATCTTCTGTTCCCAGCTTATCCCCACGATACAATATTGCACCAACCCAATCAATCGCCACGATTTTACAGAACTCGGAAACTGAGGAACGGGAATGTAAAATGATGAAATGGGGTTTAATTCCGTCTTGGTCTAAGGATACGAAAATCGGTGCAAAAATGATTAACGCTAGGGCAGAAACCCTAGCGGAAAAACCTGCTTTTCGGTCAGCTTTTAAGCGGCGGCGCTGTTTGATTGTAGCTGATGGTTTTTATGAGTGGAAAACGCAAGATGGCAAAAAGCAACCGTTTTATTTTCGGTTAGCAGATGGTAAACCTTTTGGGTTTGCTGGGTTGTGGGAAAGATGGGAAAAAGAGGACTCAGAAGCGATCGAGTCTTGCACCATTATCACGA
This genomic stretch from Leptolyngbyaceae cyanobacterium harbors:
- a CDS encoding SOS response-associated peptidase, translated to MCGRFTLIQIEKLLTDIFQVSSVPSLSPRYNIAPTQSIATILQNSETEERECKMMKWGLIPSWSKDTKIGAKMINARAETLAEKPAFRSAFKRRRCLIVADGFYEWKTQDGKKQPFYFRLADGKPFGFAGLWERWEKEDSEAIESCTIITISANELMQPIHDRMPVILDERDYDRWLDPKVQKPESLQSLLQPYRSQEMTCYPVSTKVNNARTDSPECLKQA